A window of Longimicrobiales bacterium contains these coding sequences:
- a CDS encoding cation diffusion facilitator family transporter: protein MLHHAADTARETSLKRYAWLSIAAAIATIGLKGGAWLVTDSVGLLSDAAESLVNLIAAVVALYALAVAERPADDEHAYGHTKVEYFSSGFEGALILVAAVAIGVAGFQRLLDPRPVTDLTIGATVALVASAINLVVARVLLRAARRHGSIALEADAKHLMTDVWTSIGVVLGLVGASLTGWEILDPLLALAVTGNILYIGGSLLRRSALGLLDTSLSSEMRTRILDVLDDYERRGVHYHALRTRQAGARRFISFHVLVPGEWTVQEGHDLLELIEERVRSAVPNSTVFTHLEPIEDPVSFEDTRLERKKPAGPSG from the coding sequence TACACCACGCGGCAGACACCGCGCGCGAGACCTCACTGAAGCGCTACGCCTGGCTCTCGATCGCGGCGGCGATCGCAACGATCGGGCTCAAGGGCGGCGCGTGGCTGGTCACCGACTCCGTCGGCCTGCTCTCCGACGCCGCGGAATCGCTGGTCAACCTGATCGCGGCCGTGGTCGCACTCTACGCGCTGGCGGTCGCGGAACGACCGGCAGACGACGAGCACGCGTACGGTCACACCAAGGTCGAGTACTTCTCGAGTGGCTTCGAGGGTGCACTGATCCTGGTTGCCGCCGTGGCAATCGGGGTTGCGGGATTTCAGCGGCTGCTCGATCCGCGACCCGTCACGGACCTGACGATCGGCGCGACCGTGGCGCTGGTCGCCAGCGCGATCAACCTGGTGGTCGCGCGCGTGCTGCTGCGCGCCGCGCGGCGACACGGATCCATCGCGCTGGAAGCGGACGCGAAGCACCTGATGACGGACGTGTGGACGTCGATCGGAGTGGTCCTCGGGCTGGTGGGCGCTTCACTCACCGGCTGGGAGATCCTCGACCCGCTGCTCGCGCTCGCAGTGACAGGCAACATCCTCTACATCGGCGGTTCCCTGCTGCGACGCTCGGCCCTGGGACTGCTCGACACCAGCCTGAGCAGCGAGATGCGCACCCGCATCCTGGACGTGCTCGACGATTACGAACGGCGTGGCGTGCACTACCATGCGCTGCGCACACGCCAGGCAGGCGCCCGCCGCTTCATCTCCTTCCACGTGCTGGTGCCCGGCGAATGGACGGTGCAGGAGGGTCACGACCTGCTCGAGCTCATCGAGGAACGCGTGCGCAGTGCCGTGCCCAACAGCACCGTGTTCACGCACCTCGAGCCGATCGAGGACCCCGTCTCCTTCGAGGATACGCGGCTGGAACGGAAGAAACCGGCGGGCCCGTCAGGGTGA